The window AGAGAGTGGCGTCACGCCCTTGGCCTGGAAGCACAGGGGGCCAGTTAGGAGGGCGGGGGAGCAGACCCCCAAAGGCCAAGGGTTgagggggagacagggagggaggacgCCCTTGCATCGAAGCTTTCAGGAAGCCAGCCCTTCTGGCCCCAGGTCGGACAGGGAAGAGGGAAGCGGGCttggggccgggggccggggccAGGGCTGCCTGCTTTGGGGCTGAGGACACCTGGGTCTGTTTTCAGGCTGCTGGTAATTGAGAGGAAGAGTGGAGGGGCCAGTCGTTGATCACAGGTGACAGGGACTGACCGCTGTATTTGAGCCCGGCCAGGGGCTGAGTGGTTTCTAAGGTCACTTTGCCTGGGGTTCGCTCCACAGAGAGAACTGAGAAGCAGAGGAAGTCACGATGCGGATTATTCAGTTCCTGTCCGCCCTGCTGCCCTGTGCCCACAGTGGCGCCTGGCACCCAGGAGGAGCCCAGCAGATGTTTGCTGCAGCAGCCTCCCTTACTGGCTGGGAGCAGGGGCCCTGGAGCCCCAGTGCTGGGTTCAGACCCGCCCTCTGCGCGTCCCgtctcccccttccttccccgCCCAGCTGAGCGCCTCCAGCAagtcccccttcctccttccaacATCTCTGCAGAAGcagccccaccctccatcctGGTCTCCCACCTGGCCCGCCTCAGCCGCCTCCTCCCTCccgtcctctccctgcccccgcTCCCCAACCTGTCCCCACGTGAAGCCAGAGGGACTTTTTTAAAACCTTGAAACCTGGCTCTGCCTCATACcatgtgtgactgtgggcaagggCCTGAACCTCTTTGCGGCTCCCTTTTCCCTCTGATAATACTGATAATAGACTCGACACAAACGGGGCTGTGGTGAGGAGCTGTGGTGAGGATTGAAGAGTTAAGCCGTAGTGCTGTGTGGTCAGTGCTCATTTGGGGGTTAATTATTCTAATGCTTATCAGGCCGACCTGGGCTGGGCTCGTGCTGTCACTCGCTGGCTTTGGCCCTCACACATGTCGTTTAGCCTATCTGGGCCTTGGTtgctccatctgtaaaatggggatagccGTTCATTCACTCTTCAGGTTTTTATCAAGTACCTTTTCGAGCCCTGTACTGGGGGCTGAGGATTCCGCTGTGAACAAAACGAAGATCCCCAGCTTGAGTGGGGAGACGGTGAACCAGACACATAAAACAGCTAGGGAGTACATCAGGCGGTGTGAGTTCTGTGGCCATCAGTGAAGCAGGGATGGGAGGGGGATGCCCCCCTGAGCCAAGACTTCGAGATGGGGAGGGAGCCATGAGGATGTCGGGAGGAAGAGCGTTCAGGAAAAGGAACAGCCAGCGCAGAGGCCCTGAAATGGGAGCAtgccattgtcatcatcatcatcgtcatcagaTGGGTGGACGGCAGGGAGAGCCGCCCGCACTTGACGCCAGCCCACCTGACATCAGAGCCAGGTGGGCGGGAGAACGCGGGCGGAATGAATGAGCCTCACCCCTCTCCCCCTGCAGCCTCGAAGCGGAGGATCCCTGTGTCCCCACCCGGCATGGCCGACCCCCACCAGCTTTTTGATGACACAAGCTCAGCCCAGAGCCGGGGCTTCGGGGCCCAGCGGGGACCTGGCGGCCTGGGCTACCCTGCAGCCGCCGCCTCACCCCAGGAGGCCTTCCTGGCCGATCCCGTGTCCAACATGGCCATGGCCTACGGGAGCAGCCTGGCGGCGCAGGGCAAGGAGCTGGTGGATAAGAATGTGAGTGGGCCGGGCTGGGGGACAGGGTGGGGACCCTGGGGGCCGGGCGTCAGCTTTGCGCTCTGCCTCCCCAGATTGACCGGTTCATCCCCGTCACCAAGCTCAAGTATTACTTCGCCGTGGATACCATGTATGTGGGCAAAAAGCTGGGCCTGCTCTTCTTCCCCTACCTGCACCAGGTCAGCGCCGCCCACCGAGGGACCGGGGCTGGGTGGGGACAGCCTCTGGGGCAGGTgtgaggggcagggtgggaggagccCAGCTCTGGGGGTCCTGCCTGTCCCCCCCTCTCCCCACAGGACTGGGAGGTGCAGTACCAGCAGGACACCCCAGTGGCCCCCCGCTTTGACATCAACGCGCCTGACCTCTACATTCCAGGTCTCCCCCACCCGCCTCCACCCCGGCACCCTCCTTCCTCTGGGTGGGCAGGTCTCGGGCGGAGGTCTAGGTGCCCGGAGGCCCAGATGGTCCTTCTTCCTCTGACCagtgtctgtgtgtctgcctcCCACAGCTATGGCTTTCATCACCTACATCTTGGTggctggcctggccctggggacccaggaTAGGTAAGAGAGGCAGGGGGAAGGCAgagtggggtgggctggggggctGAGGGCCAGCCCGAAGGTCTCTTGGATCCCTTCTCTCAGAAGAGCCCACTGTGCTTCCCCTCGGCCCAAGACAGAGCCCTCTGTCGTGCTCATGGCCACCCTcgcctcttccctctctttccccttctgccTATCACCACACCTTGTGCTGGTGTGCCTCTTTAAATCTGTCCTTCCCCTTGGGCTCCACCACCAGATCCATCCTCTTCCTCACcctgcctgcccttcctcctcactctgctGCACCACTCTGGTCCTCTTTGCCTCCTCCGGAGGACCTGGTGctgccaccccagggcctttgcacatccaGTTCCCTTTGCTCAGGAGTATGTTCCTCCCCTACATCATCTGCCGAGCATCTGCTCATTCAGTGTCTCCactcagatgtcacttcctcaagGATGCCTTCTGCTCCCCCAGTCTGGGTCAGGCTCCCACCTCTCGCTCATAGGCTcctgttcatttcctttgtgGCACTGAAAACAGGTGTCATTAGAATCAATTCATTCTTGAGGCATGGGGCATATGGCAGAAACCGAGGTCCTTCTGTCCCAGCTCCTTATTCCTTCAGGCCTCAGCTCagtgtctcctcctccaggaagccctctctaaCATCCCCTCCCGACTGGGTCAGgcacctcctctgggctcccagagcCTGCTGTGTTTCCTCCAtcccagccctgacctctctgagctgtcCCTGAGGACAGGTCCACCTTCCCTGTAATGGGATTTCCACGAGGACAGGGCCCAGATCCATCTTGGTCACTGCTGGGTCTCCAGCCCCACCCCGTCCCCAGCGGATGCACAGGGAGGGTCTGACCCAGCCAACGAGTGACAGAGATTGGCTGCCGGCAGGTTCTCTCCAGACCTCCTGGGGCTGCAGGCCAGCTCAGCGTTGGCTTGGCTGACCCTGGAGGTGCTGGCCATCCTGCTCAGCCTCTACCTCCTGACTGTCAACACCGACCTCACCACTATCGACCTGGTGGCCTTCCTGGGCTACAAATATGTAGGGTGAGTACCCCCTCCTACCCCCTGCCGGCCGGGCCCTGGCGCCTTTTCCTCAGACcggccctcccttcccccaggatGATTGGCGGCGTCCTCATGGGCCTGCTCTTCGGGAAGATCGGCTACTACCTGGTGCTGGGCTGGTGCTGCGTATCCATCTTTGTGTTCATGGTGAGCGGGGGCTTGGGGCGGGCCGGATGGGGCTGAGGGCACAGGCCTCCAGGCAGAGTCGGGGGCCCTGGAGGCCTCCAAGCAGAGGGGGTCAGGTGGGGAGTCTAGGCCAGAGCCGCACTGCTGAACCAAGGGGCCCTGGAGTGGACCCCCGGCCTGGGGGGCAGGAtgccttcctggaggaagaggcgCCCAAGCTGGGGCCTGAAGGAAGAGGGGAGCCAGCCAGGCAGCCAGGGTGGACGCTCACCCTCTGTTCACACTCCTTCTATGGCGGCTTTCCTGCCAGAGTCTGTTAGGGTGAGAAAGCGTCAGCACCCGAGAAGGAGCTCCTGGGAGGGCCCTTCCAGCTGGCCTGGAGACGCTGGTTAAGAGCACCGGGCccctccaggccctgggcacATCCCACctctctttaagcctcagtttccccttttgtaaagtggggatgatggTAATTGCACCTCAGGGTCCCGGGAGGATTCAGGGTGAGCCTGTGTGAGGAGCAGCGGGCAAAGACTCATGGCTGGTGGGCCAAATCTGACCCCCAGATAAACTTCGACTTAGATGGcattatttcaaagttttttaaaaaaaggcgtTTCTGGCTTATGTTGAAAAATTGTTGTCTGGCCCGTAGAAGCGGGTGGCGGTAGCCAGGGCTGAGCCTGGCCACCCCCTTCAGGCGGGAGAGCCACAGAGAAGTTCCCGCCTCACTCAGGGGCCTCCACTGGCGTCTGAATTTGGAACCCTCCCATTtctcccaggcctggggaggagcgGGGCCTCACCCTCTCTTAGGAGACCTGGGGGAACCAGGGCTCCCCAGGAGCGAgattggagggagggagaaactgGTGGATGCAGGGACTGGAGGAGCGTGCGGGGCCGGGAGGGCTCACGGGTGCCCCCACCCCGACCCAGATCCGGACGCTGCGTCTGAAGATCCTGGCGGAGGCGGCGGCCCAGGGCGTCCCGGTGCGCGGGGCGCGGAACCAGCTGCGCATGTACCTGACCATGGCCGTGGCGGCGGCGCAGCCCCTGCTCATGTACTGGCTCACCTTCCACCTGGTGCGGTGAGGCCCGGCCCggggctgcagctgctgctccagGCGGCCCCGCGCGCCGCTCATctcccccgcccgcccgcccgcgtgGCACCGGCGCCCCCATCCCGAGGCCCCCTGTCCCCCCCCAAGGTGCTGAGATCGCCAGCTGCACAGGCCGCCCAGCGGTGCGGCCACCGTTCCAGAAACAATAAACCGTGATGGGCTCGGCGTGGGCAGCCTCTCTTTGGTGGCGCGGCCGCCCGGCAGGGGGCGGGCCCGGCCGGGAAGGGGACGCGGGCGGGCGGGTCACTGCGCCTCGCAGCCAGAAGACGAGCGGAGGGCCAGAGAAGTTTATTGAGCcgagccccgccccgccccgcccgtcAGTGGGGAgcctccttcttcttccccttctccttcttcttcttcttcaccttGGGCTTCTTGACCTTGCCCGCCGTGCCTTCGTGCTGCGGccgaggggagaggagagagggtccGGCCGGTGAGCCTCTGCCCTGCCCGGCGCCGCGCACCCGCTGGGGAGGGGCGGCCCTTACCTTGGCCTCCGGGTCCGAGTcgctggagctgctgctgctgctggtcgaGTCCGAGGAGC of the Equus quagga isolate Etosha38 chromosome 13, UCLA_HA_Equagga_1.0, whole genome shotgun sequence genome contains:
- the YIF1B gene encoding protein YIF1B isoform X1, yielding MHPAGAAAAGTPRQRKWPSKRRIPVSPPGMADPHQLFDDTSSAQSRGFGAQRGPGGLGYPAAAASPQEAFLADPVSNMAMAYGSSLAAQGKELVDKNIDRFIPVTKLKYYFAVDTMYVGKKLGLLFFPYLHQDWEVQYQQDTPVAPRFDINAPDLYIPAMAFITYILVAGLALGTQDRFSPDLLGLQASSALAWLTLEVLAILLSLYLLTVNTDLTTIDLVAFLGYKYVGMIGGVLMGLLFGKIGYYLVLGWCCVSIFVFMIRTLRLKILAEAAAQGVPVRGARNQLRMYLTMAVAAAQPLLMYWLTFHLVR
- the YIF1B gene encoding protein YIF1B isoform X3, whose product is MHPAGAAAAGTPRQRKWPSKRRIPVSPPGMADPHQLFDDTSSAQSRGFGAQRGPGGLGYPAAAASPQEAFLADPVSNMAMAYGSSLAAQGKELVDKNIDRFIPVTKLKYYFAVDTMYVGKKLGLLFFPYLHQDWEVQYQQDTPVAPRFDINAPDLYIPAMAFITYILVAGLALGTQDRMIGGVLMGLLFGKIGYYLVLGWCCVSIFVFMIRTLRLKILAEAAAQGVPVRGARNQLRMYLTMAVAAAQPLLMYWLTFHLVR
- the YIF1B gene encoding protein YIF1B isoform X2; its protein translation is MHPAGAAAAGTPRQPSKRRIPVSPPGMADPHQLFDDTSSAQSRGFGAQRGPGGLGYPAAAASPQEAFLADPVSNMAMAYGSSLAAQGKELVDKNIDRFIPVTKLKYYFAVDTMYVGKKLGLLFFPYLHQDWEVQYQQDTPVAPRFDINAPDLYIPAMAFITYILVAGLALGTQDRFSPDLLGLQASSALAWLTLEVLAILLSLYLLTVNTDLTTIDLVAFLGYKYVGMIGGVLMGLLFGKIGYYLVLGWCCVSIFVFMIRTLRLKILAEAAAQGVPVRGARNQLRMYLTMAVAAAQPLLMYWLTFHLVR